One window from the genome of Streptomyces cadmiisoli encodes:
- a CDS encoding AIM24 family protein, giving the protein MKGDLFSSEHMVQPATAPGMTVENAKCIRYAVSGEMLARQGAMIAYRGTLAFERKSQGVGGMLKRAVTGEGLPLMAVRGQGEAWFAHEAQNCFIVEVEPGDEFTVNGRNILCFDATLAYRIATVKGAGIAGGGLFNSVFTGHGSLGLVCDGNPLVIPVSAQQPVHVDTDAVVGWTAGLRTSLHRSQSIGSMLRGGSGEAVQLVLEGEGYVVVRPSEATPPKAQQH; this is encoded by the coding sequence ATGAAGGGTGACCTGTTTTCCAGCGAGCACATGGTGCAGCCGGCCACGGCGCCGGGGATGACCGTCGAGAACGCCAAATGCATCAGATACGCGGTGTCCGGCGAGATGCTGGCCCGGCAGGGCGCGATGATCGCCTACCGCGGCACCCTCGCCTTCGAACGCAAGAGCCAGGGCGTGGGCGGCATGCTGAAGCGTGCGGTCACCGGCGAAGGGCTTCCGCTGATGGCGGTGCGCGGCCAGGGGGAAGCCTGGTTCGCCCACGAGGCGCAGAACTGCTTCATCGTCGAGGTCGAGCCGGGCGACGAGTTCACCGTGAACGGCCGCAACATCCTGTGCTTCGACGCCACGTTGGCGTACCGGATCGCCACGGTGAAGGGCGCGGGGATCGCGGGCGGCGGCCTGTTCAACAGCGTCTTCACCGGGCACGGCAGCCTGGGCCTGGTGTGCGACGGCAATCCGCTGGTCATCCCCGTCTCGGCGCAGCAGCCGGTGCACGTGGACACGGACGCGGTGGTCGGCTGGACCGCGGGACTGCGCACCTCGCTGCACCGCTCGCAGTCGATCGGGTCGATGCTGCGCGGTGGTTCCGGTGAGGCCGTGCAACTGGTCCTGGAAGGCGAGGGGTACGTGGTGGTGCGTCCGAGCGAGGCGACACCCCCGAAGGCCCAGCAGCACTGA
- a CDS encoding CAP domain-containing protein — translation MDELVPGGNAPLPGGALTVRVPGPFDVSALITDDSGRVRDDGDFVFYNQPSAPGARLHGGTLTLDPPRLRAGATRVTVAVTPADPGTPLGRLPAPTLHVADRTGRPLVRFAPARPGRETVLLLAEVYRRGAGWKLRALGQGYADGLAGLARDFGVDVLDDTPSAPAPSASSSAPPSSAPAAPSPRFPATVPASPSHPPRGAADPDGFLALVNSARARASSPPVSPDTRLTGAARAHAAAMAADGRLGVETRDGVSVYRRVTSTGFAYVTVGEHLVSGPRSPAEFMDHCLRSEGPGRTLRDPAFTHTGWAYATAGRSGTVHWTVLWARPLAPGDLTRVAGEVVGLTNRERDRAGLPPLAVDGPLTAAAQAHSADMVARDFYSHTAPDGSRPWDRAAAAGSTLRSIGENIACGQRSPAEVVTGWMNSPGHRANILKPGFTRIGIGFEGGGRAGTYWTQLFGG, via the coding sequence ATGGACGAGTTGGTCCCCGGCGGCAACGCTCCCCTGCCGGGCGGCGCCCTGACCGTGCGGGTGCCCGGGCCCTTCGACGTGTCCGCGCTCATCACGGACGACAGCGGCCGGGTCCGGGACGACGGCGACTTCGTGTTCTACAACCAGCCGTCCGCTCCGGGCGCCCGGCTGCACGGCGGCACCCTCACCCTGGATCCGCCGCGGCTGCGTGCCGGAGCCACCCGCGTCACCGTGGCCGTCACCCCCGCCGACCCGGGCACGCCCCTGGGCCGGCTGCCCGCCCCCACGCTGCACGTCGCGGACCGGACCGGCCGCCCGCTCGTCCGCTTCGCTCCCGCCCGCCCCGGCCGGGAGACGGTGCTGCTGCTCGCCGAGGTGTACCGGCGCGGCGCGGGCTGGAAGCTGCGGGCGCTCGGGCAGGGGTACGCGGACGGACTGGCGGGACTCGCGCGCGACTTCGGCGTGGACGTTCTGGACGACACGCCGTCCGCACCGGCGCCCTCCGCGTCATCGTCGGCGCCCCCGTCGTCCGCCCCGGCAGCCCCCTCGCCGCGCTTCCCCGCCACCGTCCCCGCGTCGCCCTCCCACCCGCCGCGCGGCGCCGCCGACCCGGACGGCTTCCTCGCGCTGGTCAACTCCGCACGCGCGCGGGCGAGCTCCCCGCCGGTCAGCCCGGACACCCGGCTGACCGGCGCGGCGCGGGCGCACGCCGCCGCCATGGCGGCGGACGGCCGGCTCGGCGTCGAGACCCGCGACGGCGTCTCGGTGTACCGGCGCGTCACCAGCACCGGGTTCGCGTACGTCACCGTGGGCGAACACCTGGTCTCCGGCCCGCGCTCCCCCGCCGAGTTCATGGACCACTGCCTGCGCTCGGAAGGTCCCGGCCGCACCCTGCGCGACCCGGCCTTCACCCACACCGGGTGGGCGTACGCCACCGCCGGCCGTTCCGGGACGGTCCACTGGACCGTCCTGTGGGCCAGACCCCTCGCCCCCGGCGACCTGACCCGTGTGGCGGGCGAGGTCGTCGGCCTCACCAACCGGGAGCGCGACCGGGCCGGGCTGCCACCGCTGGCCGTCGACGGCCCGCTGACCGCGGCAGCCCAGGCGCACAGCGCGGACATGGTCGCCCGGGACTTCTACTCCCACACGGCGCCCGACGGCAGCCGGCCCTGGGACCGGGCCGCCGCGGCGGGCTCCACCCTGCGCTCCATCGGCGAGAACATCGCCTGCGGCCAGCGCTCCCCCGCCGAGGTGGTGACCGGGTGGATGAACAGCCCGGGGCACCGCGCCAACATCCTCAAGCCCGGCTTCACCCGCATCGGGATCGGCTTCGAGGGCGGCGGCCGGGCCGGGACGTACTGGACCCAACTCTTCGGCGGTTGA
- a CDS encoding ROK family transcriptional regulator, with protein MRSTSPAEAFPAATPAASQIFTTVLSHGPLTRSETAERTGLSAAAVTKAVRPLIEAGYLVEDVDEEARGALGRPANPVRVEGGRALFIGVKVTGDELIGVLADLCCRIRVARHVPLPDRDPKPVLAAIADLVRELLMEADGFGVQVRGLGLAVSGDVDRAAGTVRYSPFLDWRDVPLAELAAMTTGLPVTVENDVRALTVAEQWFGAGVGLSDFAVVTVGAGIGCGLVVHGRVVAGAHGVAGEIGHVAIDPAGPPCHCGNRGCVEAIAGDTAILAAIREATGAEVADAADALALAHRGDAGARAVYARAGEAIGRGIATVANLLGPELVIISGEGLAAYDLFAEQIRDAFAAAAFGSAARCDVRTRPLPFEEWARGAAATAIQSFIDTDRTQPQPTRS; from the coding sequence ATGCGCTCCACCTCACCTGCCGAGGCGTTCCCCGCCGCCACACCCGCCGCCTCGCAGATCTTCACCACCGTCCTGTCCCACGGCCCGCTCACCCGATCGGAGACGGCCGAGCGGACCGGCCTGTCCGCGGCGGCGGTGACCAAGGCGGTCCGGCCCCTGATCGAGGCCGGGTACCTGGTCGAGGACGTCGACGAGGAAGCGCGCGGCGCGCTCGGCCGACCCGCGAACCCGGTGCGGGTCGAAGGAGGCCGGGCCCTGTTCATCGGCGTCAAGGTGACCGGCGACGAACTCATCGGCGTCCTCGCCGACCTGTGCTGCCGCATCCGCGTCGCCCGGCACGTGCCGCTGCCCGACCGCGACCCCAAACCGGTGCTGGCGGCCATCGCCGACCTGGTGCGGGAACTGCTCATGGAGGCGGACGGCTTCGGCGTGCAGGTGCGAGGACTCGGCCTCGCCGTCTCCGGAGACGTCGACCGCGCCGCGGGCACCGTCCGCTACTCGCCCTTCCTGGACTGGCGGGATGTGCCGCTCGCCGAACTCGCCGCGATGACCACCGGGTTGCCGGTGACCGTCGAGAACGACGTGCGCGCCCTGACCGTCGCCGAGCAGTGGTTCGGCGCCGGAGTCGGGCTGTCGGACTTCGCCGTCGTCACCGTCGGCGCCGGTATCGGCTGCGGCCTGGTCGTGCACGGACGCGTGGTCGCCGGGGCGCACGGCGTGGCCGGGGAGATCGGCCACGTGGCGATCGACCCGGCGGGCCCCCCGTGCCACTGCGGCAACCGCGGCTGCGTCGAGGCGATCGCGGGCGACACGGCCATCCTCGCCGCGATCAGGGAGGCGACGGGTGCCGAGGTCGCCGACGCGGCGGACGCGCTGGCCCTCGCCCACCGGGGCGACGCCGGGGCACGCGCGGTGTACGCGCGCGCCGGTGAGGCCATCGGCCGAGGCATCGCCACCGTGGCCAACCTCCTCGGTCCCGAGCTGGTGATCATCTCCGGCGAGGGACTCGCCGCCTACGACCTGTTCGCCGAGCAGATCCGCGACGCCTTCGCCGCGGCAGCGTTCGGCTCCGCCGCGCGCTGCGACGTACGCACCCGCCCGCTGCCCTTCGAGGAATGGGCCCGGGGCGCCGCCGCCACCGCCATCCAGAGCTTCATCGACACGGACCGGACCCAGCCCCAACCCACCCGCAGCTGA
- a CDS encoding alpha-galactosidase D, translating to MRSSSYSALPGRGLRALVVMAVTAALATAGTAVQAAPDTDGSQATTASAAAPAPETATAPALAAKPYMGWSSWSMQSSKYPGLNPNGDYSYLTEANVLKQADAMARKLKPYGYEYVNIDAGWWRDQAWKPEFDEFGRQKADPVRFPRGMKAVADHVHAKGLKAGIYLPVGLEKEAYGEGKVPIWNTEDCTTADIVHGDLRTTNGWDSAYKIDFSRPCAQKYIDSQARLFADWGYDFLKLDGVGPGSFKNGDQYNNVADVAAWQKAIAATGRPIHLELSWSLDIGHAEDWKKYSNGWRIDTDVECYCNTLVTWENSVDDRWDDAPAWTRHAGPGGWNDLDTLNVGNGEMDGLTKAERQSYATLWAIAKSPLYTGDDLTRLDSYGLSLLTNREVIAVNQGDTPPAKPVTPSDPQQVWAAKNPDGSHTVALFNLADSPAAVTADWATLGFTGKASVRDLWNHENLGTHQNKITQALPAHGSRLFTVEPRGSAVTATGIEAESAANTLSGNASVAGCSACSEGHKVGGLYLGGKLTFNDVVVAKAGTYQIKVTYVSGDARSADVLANGGGATRHKFAATGDWGTANSVYVPVSLKAGANTITFDSGSSYAPDIDRIDVPKTA from the coding sequence ATGCGGTCATCCTCGTACTCCGCCCTGCCCGGACGCGGCCTGAGAGCCCTGGTCGTCATGGCCGTCACGGCGGCCCTCGCGACCGCCGGAACGGCCGTGCAGGCGGCCCCGGACACCGACGGCTCGCAGGCGACCACCGCGTCGGCCGCCGCGCCGGCCCCGGAGACCGCCACCGCGCCCGCCCTCGCGGCCAAGCCCTACATGGGCTGGTCGAGTTGGAGCATGCAGTCGTCGAAATACCCGGGGCTCAACCCGAACGGCGACTACAGCTACCTGACCGAGGCCAACGTCCTCAAGCAGGCCGACGCGATGGCACGCAAGCTCAAGCCCTACGGCTACGAGTACGTCAACATCGACGCCGGCTGGTGGCGCGACCAGGCCTGGAAGCCGGAATTCGACGAGTTCGGCCGCCAGAAGGCCGACCCGGTGCGCTTCCCCCGCGGTATGAAGGCGGTCGCCGACCACGTCCACGCCAAGGGACTCAAGGCCGGCATCTACCTGCCCGTCGGCCTGGAGAAGGAGGCCTACGGCGAGGGCAAGGTGCCGATCTGGAACACCGAGGACTGCACCACCGCCGACATCGTCCACGGCGACCTGCGCACCACCAACGGCTGGGACAGCGCCTACAAGATCGACTTCTCCCGTCCCTGCGCCCAGAAGTACATCGACTCCCAGGCCCGGCTGTTCGCCGACTGGGGCTACGACTTCCTCAAGCTCGACGGCGTCGGTCCCGGCTCCTTCAAGAACGGCGACCAGTACAACAACGTCGCCGACGTGGCCGCGTGGCAGAAGGCCATCGCCGCCACCGGCCGCCCCATCCACCTGGAACTGTCCTGGTCGCTGGACATCGGGCACGCCGAGGACTGGAAGAAGTACTCCAACGGGTGGCGGATCGACACCGACGTGGAGTGCTACTGCAACACCCTCGTCACCTGGGAGAACTCCGTCGACGACCGGTGGGACGACGCCCCCGCCTGGACCCGCCACGCCGGCCCCGGCGGCTGGAACGACCTCGACACCCTCAACGTCGGCAACGGTGAGATGGACGGCCTGACCAAGGCCGAACGCCAGAGCTACGCCACCCTGTGGGCCATCGCCAAGTCCCCGCTGTACACCGGCGACGACCTCACCCGCCTCGACTCCTACGGCCTGTCCCTGCTGACCAACCGCGAGGTCATCGCCGTCAACCAGGGCGACACCCCGCCCGCGAAGCCGGTCACGCCCTCCGACCCGCAGCAGGTGTGGGCCGCGAAGAACCCCGACGGCAGCCACACCGTCGCCCTGTTCAACCTCGCCGACTCCCCGGCCGCCGTCACCGCCGACTGGGCGACGCTGGGCTTCACCGGCAAGGCGAGCGTGCGCGACCTGTGGAACCACGAGAATCTCGGCACCCACCAGAACAAGATCACCCAGGCTCTGCCGGCGCACGGCTCCCGGCTGTTCACCGTCGAGCCGCGCGGCAGCGCGGTGACCGCCACCGGCATCGAGGCCGAGTCGGCGGCGAACACCCTGAGCGGCAACGCGTCCGTGGCCGGCTGCTCGGCCTGCTCCGAGGGACACAAGGTCGGCGGCCTCTACCTCGGCGGCAAACTGACGTTCAACGACGTCGTAGTCGCCAAGGCCGGCACCTATCAGATCAAGGTCACCTACGTCAGCGGTGACGCCCGCTCCGCCGACGTCCTGGCCAACGGCGGCGGCGCCACCCGCCACAAGTTCGCCGCCACCGGCGACTGGGGGACCGCGAACAGTGTGTACGTGCCGGTGTCGCTGAAGGCGGGCGCCAACACCATCACGTTCGACAGCGGTTCGAGCTACGCACCGGACATCGACCGGATCGACGTGCCGAAGACCGCCTGA
- a CDS encoding glycosyl hydrolase family 95 catalytic domain-containing protein has protein sequence MNPSPNEPSRRTLLSAAATAGLTAALAGLPAFTASAAPRRPTAAEPAAAGTSRDRLWWQAPADEGSMIEQGLPVGNGRLGALVSNDPGRELLLITDATMWTGGLNDTLDADGQFPYGRADFGSFTLLARLTVDIPDHDLSAVNGYRRTLDLAQGLVDSSYVRSGVTYRRQIFASRPDDVIVLHFTQSGGGRYTGSLTLEGTHGEKPSRADSFGGSFTNGLRYGAAVRAYGTGGKVAVDGTRIDFAGCRDLTVVVSGGTNYAPDAAANYRNPSLDPEELARTKVRDAAAHSAAALARTHVADHRDLYGRLDVSLGASTDAQRSLDTWERLKARHRDGTPDPELEAAYLQFGRYLMISGSRGSLPLNLQGLWLDGNDPDWMGDYHTDVNIQMNYWMADRAGLSQCFDAFTDYCLDQLPSWTELTRSLFNDPRNRYRNSTGKIAGWTVAISTNIHGGMGWWWHPAGNAWLCNSLFEHYEYTQSRQHLARIYPLLKGACEFWEARLLTTTLPGTSTEVLIADSDWSPEHGPLDAKGITYAQELVWALFANYATASAVLKKDAAYAGTIEGLRKRLYLPRVSPKTGWLEEWMSPDNLGETTHRHLSGLVGLFPGDRIRPDGSTPKEIVDGAAAQLTARGMNSFGWANAWRSLCWARLKDADKAYQLIVNNLRPSTGGSNGTAFNLFDIYEVEQGRGIFQIDANFGTPAAMMEMMLYSRPGHIELLPALPGAWAESGSVSGVPARGGFVVDLAWRDGRPTSVRIRSVGGRTTEVVFAGTSRTVTVRPGESVSLKDLTR, from the coding sequence ATGAACCCCAGCCCGAACGAGCCCAGCAGAAGAACGCTGCTCTCCGCCGCCGCGACGGCCGGCCTCACCGCGGCCCTCGCCGGCCTGCCGGCCTTCACCGCCTCAGCGGCGCCCCGGCGGCCCACCGCCGCCGAGCCGGCGGCCGCCGGCACGTCGCGCGACCGGCTGTGGTGGCAGGCCCCCGCCGACGAAGGCTCCATGATCGAACAGGGCCTGCCGGTCGGCAACGGCCGGCTCGGCGCGCTCGTGAGCAACGACCCGGGCCGCGAGCTGCTGCTGATCACGGACGCCACGATGTGGACCGGCGGCCTCAACGACACCCTCGACGCCGACGGGCAGTTCCCCTACGGGCGCGCCGACTTTGGCTCCTTCACCCTGCTCGCCCGCCTCACCGTCGACATCCCCGACCACGACCTGTCCGCCGTCAACGGCTACCGGCGCACCCTCGACCTCGCGCAGGGCCTGGTCGACAGCTCGTACGTCCGCTCCGGCGTCACCTACCGTCGGCAGATCTTCGCCAGCCGGCCCGACGACGTCATCGTGCTGCACTTCACCCAGAGCGGAGGCGGCCGCTACACCGGCTCCCTGACATTGGAGGGCACACACGGCGAGAAGCCGTCGCGGGCCGATTCCTTCGGCGGGTCCTTCACCAACGGCCTGCGCTACGGCGCGGCCGTCCGGGCGTACGGCACCGGCGGCAAGGTGGCCGTCGACGGCACACGGATCGACTTCGCCGGCTGCCGGGACCTCACCGTGGTGGTGAGCGGCGGCACGAACTACGCCCCCGACGCGGCGGCGAACTACCGCAACCCCTCCCTGGACCCCGAGGAGCTGGCCCGCACCAAGGTCCGCGACGCGGCCGCCCACTCGGCCGCCGCACTGGCCCGCACCCATGTGGCCGACCACCGCGACCTGTACGGCCGGCTCGATGTCTCGCTCGGCGCCTCCACCGACGCCCAGCGCTCCCTGGACACCTGGGAACGCCTCAAGGCACGCCACCGCGACGGCACGCCCGACCCCGAACTCGAGGCGGCCTACCTCCAGTTCGGCCGCTATCTGATGATCTCCGGCTCGCGCGGCAGCCTCCCCCTGAACCTGCAAGGCCTGTGGCTGGACGGCAACGACCCGGACTGGATGGGCGACTACCACACGGACGTCAACATCCAGATGAACTACTGGATGGCCGACCGGGCCGGTCTGTCCCAGTGCTTCGACGCCTTCACCGACTACTGCCTGGACCAGCTGCCGTCCTGGACCGAGCTGACGCGGTCCCTGTTCAACGACCCCCGCAACCGCTACCGCAACTCCACCGGCAAGATCGCCGGCTGGACGGTCGCCATCTCCACCAACATCCACGGCGGGATGGGCTGGTGGTGGCACCCGGCGGGCAACGCCTGGCTGTGCAACAGCCTGTTCGAGCACTACGAGTACACCCAGTCACGTCAGCACCTCGCCAGGATCTACCCCCTGCTCAAGGGCGCCTGCGAGTTCTGGGAGGCACGGCTGCTGACCACCACCCTGCCCGGCACCTCGACGGAGGTGCTCATCGCCGACAGCGACTGGTCACCGGAGCACGGCCCGCTCGACGCCAAGGGCATCACCTACGCCCAGGAACTGGTGTGGGCGCTGTTCGCCAACTACGCGACCGCGTCGGCCGTGCTGAAGAAGGACGCCGCGTACGCCGGCACGATCGAGGGCCTGCGCAAGCGCCTGTACCTGCCGCGGGTCAGCCCGAAGACGGGCTGGCTGGAGGAGTGGATGTCGCCCGACAACCTCGGCGAGACCACCCACCGGCACCTGTCCGGGCTGGTCGGCCTCTTCCCCGGCGACCGCATCCGCCCCGACGGCTCGACCCCGAAGGAGATCGTCGACGGCGCCGCCGCCCAGCTCACCGCGCGCGGCATGAACAGTTTCGGCTGGGCCAACGCCTGGCGCAGCCTGTGCTGGGCCCGTCTGAAGGACGCGGACAAGGCCTACCAGCTGATCGTCAACAACCTCCGCCCCTCCACCGGCGGCAGCAACGGCACCGCCTTCAACCTGTTCGACATCTACGAGGTCGAACAGGGCCGCGGCATCTTCCAGATCGACGCGAACTTCGGCACCCCCGCGGCGATGATGGAGATGATGCTCTACTCCCGCCCCGGCCACATCGAACTCCTGCCCGCCCTTCCGGGGGCCTGGGCGGAATCCGGCTCCGTCTCCGGTGTCCCGGCGCGGGGCGGATTCGTCGTGGACCTCGCGTGGCGGGACGGGCGACCGACCTCCGTCCGGATCCGCAGCGTGGGCGGCCGGACCACCGAGGTGGTCTTCGCGGGAACCTCCCGCACGGTGACGGTGCGGCCCGGCGAGTCCGTCTCCCTGAAGGACCTCACCCGGTGA